In a genomic window of Oscillatoria salina IIICB1:
- a CDS encoding type I polyketide synthase, which yields MDEWKTGNNSVETIAIIGMAGRFPGAKNIDEFWQNLSNGVESISFFNDEELLASGIDPALLNNSNYVRARGVLSDIEMFDASFFNFTPHEAEVTDPQHRLFLEYAWEALESAGYNSETYDGRIGVYAGAGLNAYLLQNLSSNRQLSGAAEVYQLQIGNDKDFVPTRVSFKLNLTGPSVNVNTACSTSLVAVQMACQSLLNYQCDMVLAGGVSVRVPQKAGYLYEEGMILSPDGHCKAFDAQAQGTVIGSGVGIVVLKRLEDALADGDCIHATIKGSAINNDGSLKIGYTAPSIDGQAAVILEAQALAGIEAETVTYIEAHGTGTALGDPIEIAALKQAFSPHTQKKGFCAIGSVKTNVGHLDAASGVTALIKTVLALKHQKIPPSLHFQQPNPEIDFDNSPFYVNTKLEEWKTNGTPRRAGVSSFGIGGTNAHVVLEEAPTRQPSGQSRPWQLLLLSAKTSSALETATANLAAHWQRHPELKLADLAYTLQVGRRAFDYRRFVLSREGEEVGKILENQEPQRVFTNYQPPGHRPVVFLFSGQGAQYVQMAAELYEVEQIFREQVDLCSLMLKPLLGVELRELLFPGSEDIAKASEQLQQTAITQPALFVIEYALAQLWMAWGVRPAAMVGHSIGEYVAATLAGVFSLADALALVAARGQLMQQLPQGSMVAVSLGEGELQPRLGKELSLAAINGPSSCVVSGPTDAIELLEKQLAGEGVACRRLHTSHAFHSQMMAPMMELFAQQVKQLRLKPPQIPYLSNLTGTWIKAEEATSASYWVSHLRGTVRFADNLQQLCQQASQILLEVGPGRTLSKLARTHPEKKPEQVVLTSLRHPQESGSDEAFLLKTLGQLWLLGVKLDWSAFSQNEQRHRIPLPTYPFERQRYWVEPPKLSPSREQVRILPTVEKLWESLVEAGQRQASAGISEFDEQVCLENKKWLERLCLAYMNLALRGLGAFINSDDNYSFEELFEQCQIIPRYRQLLSRWLQDLVEQGHLQQDGERFTNLLPLSKDSVDALLEEVRVRWTDTPQEVDLVQICGENLVAVLIGEQEPLELFNALIYEKITESSEIEIPWIEYHTAIMRSSLEEVVKLLPPSVNLRILEIGAGTGTTTSALLPVLPSKQTNYTFTDLGGGFLTQAKQKFSDYPFFEYRLLDIEKSPQEQGYSSHSFDVVVASNVLHVTRNMGETLDRVRSLLAPGGFLLLWEFTQPQLDFDLTWGLLMNPLEDEERSQGNPFLSKEKWLEALRAHGFREMETFSETNAFGQHIIVAQASTSASNLAPAAFTTTFEHEQKGAERTPLVSLGKNPNMAEWFYIPSWKRSVLQKSSQSRVEATQLGCWLVFVDEWGLGSKIVKQLEAEGKKAIAVRIGEQFSSESESPTNGGSQRLYTINPQHGDDYDALLKELRALGLTPTKIAHLWSVTPHPGSGLEGINKAQEKGLYSLLFLVQALGKQNLTHELEISVVSNSMQAVTGEEMVVPEKATLLGAVKVIPREYPNISCRSIDVVLPSGGSWQEEKLVDQLLAELAAQISDEVVAYRSVHRWVQDFEPARLDGQFQETPRLREEGVYLITGGLGFLGLNLLATHLAKTVRAKLILIGRSAFPRRNEWSEWLLAHDRNDDVSRKIRKVQELEQLGAEVLVISADVANLEQMQEAIAQAQERFGQIDGVIHTAGVLGDSAIARKTIKQVESVLAPKVKGTLVLDTIFKDVDLDFLVLCSSGSSIMPLPGQIAYAGANNFLDAFAHHKTSRDGRFTVSINWYGWKESGMGVEGTKHIPKIFSAKTKSVAHPLFEQCLVEDSKQEIYISNLNASKHWVLDEHRVMGKATLPGTAYLELVRAACENHTQNGTLEIREITFLTPLTVEEDEEKEIRTLLKKQGDSFEFLIMSRSHSESEQWIEHARGEIACIEVRQPKKYEIDEIAAQCNQEEIIITERERQTRSQFLKFGARWNNLKQVKIGTNQGLALLELPAAYTDDLNSYKLHPALLDSATGFLAGKFLDEGTYLPFVYKRLRIEGSLPAKVYSYIRVLENNQSEQGSVSFNITILDERGTELVEIEEYTLRKVNLGKADTTTPKQSAPQREKTLAVKESENFSLSISTPGILDTLKFQPTARQQPGLGEVEIEVAVTGLNFMEVLIGMGLLPVPTDSAFEFGFECAGKIVALGKGVEDFQLGDEVIALGSSCFSRFITTPAKFVAPKPEHLSLEEATTIPIAFSTAYYSLIKVGRLSQGESVLIHSAAGGVGMAAVQIAQWVGAEIFATAGTPEKREFLHSKGIKHVMNSRTLDFADEVMRRTDGRGVDVVLNSLGGEFLSKSLSVLAPYGRFLEIGQRDILNNSKLDLRPFEKNLTFSAIHPNIERFNHISLTREVVKVFKEGNFFPLPLRVFPITEVADAFEYMAQGKHIGKIVVSQQDPEALRKLMVSEEIVTPEAKEKMTFPLSSPSVSSTPSPVNFQKETVPTNQLPSDSFREDWLSTSETIEVFSRILGSTMPQVLICPSDLFTWREHHQTYSQPNLLSSFEKANLSQTIQPTHSRPQLNNEYIAPKNEIEQQIAKVWQEVLGIKEVGIHDNFFELGGDSLLIVQVRSKLQKTLNKEFSIAEAFEYPTISALAEYLSGEQVEELAFQQVNERANRLQEAMEEEAQLIEKRRKARE from the coding sequence ATGGATGAATGGAAAACAGGCAATAATTCCGTAGAAACTATAGCCATAATCGGCATGGCGGGTCGGTTTCCGGGAGCTAAAAATATTGATGAGTTTTGGCAGAATTTAAGCAACGGCGTCGAGTCTATTTCCTTTTTCAACGATGAGGAGTTATTAGCTTCAGGTATAGACCCAGCTTTACTAAATAACTCTAACTATGTCAGAGCAAGAGGTGTGTTGTCAGACATTGAAATGTTTGATGCTTCATTCTTTAACTTTACGCCTCATGAAGCTGAAGTGACCGACCCCCAACATCGTCTCTTCTTAGAATATGCTTGGGAAGCTCTTGAAAGTGCTGGTTACAACTCTGAAACCTACGACGGTCGGATTGGTGTTTACGCTGGAGCAGGTTTGAATGCTTATTTATTGCAAAACCTGAGTTCAAACCGTCAACTCTCAGGAGCTGCGGAAGTTTATCAATTACAGATTGGCAACGATAAAGACTTTGTCCCTACACGAGTATCTTTCAAGTTAAATCTGACCGGACCGAGTGTCAATGTCAACACTGCCTGCTCCACTTCATTAGTAGCTGTCCAAATGGCATGCCAAAGCTTGCTGAATTACCAATGCGATATGGTGTTGGCTGGTGGCGTTTCCGTCCGCGTTCCCCAAAAGGCTGGGTATTTGTACGAAGAGGGCATGATTCTTTCTCCTGATGGACACTGCAAAGCTTTTGATGCTCAAGCACAGGGGACTGTTATTGGTAGCGGGGTAGGAATTGTTGTACTCAAGAGATTAGAAGATGCCTTGGCGGATGGGGACTGCATTCATGCAACGATCAAAGGTTCAGCCATCAATAACGACGGTTCTTTGAAAATTGGCTATACAGCCCCCAGTATAGATGGTCAAGCGGCAGTGATTTTAGAAGCTCAAGCCCTAGCTGGTATTGAAGCAGAGACAGTAACCTACATAGAAGCTCATGGAACTGGCACAGCTCTGGGAGATCCGATTGAAATCGCGGCGCTGAAACAAGCTTTTTCTCCTCATACTCAGAAGAAGGGCTTCTGCGCGATTGGTTCGGTGAAAACTAATGTCGGTCATCTGGATGCAGCTTCTGGTGTCACTGCTTTGATCAAGACAGTCTTGGCGCTCAAACACCAAAAGATTCCTCCCAGCCTGCACTTTCAACAACCAAATCCAGAAATTGACTTCGACAATAGTCCCTTCTACGTTAATACCAAGCTTGAAGAATGGAAAACTAATGGAACCCCCCGCCGTGCTGGCGTCAGTTCTTTTGGCATTGGTGGAACTAACGCTCATGTCGTCCTGGAAGAAGCGCCCACCAGGCAGCCTTCGGGGCAATCTCGTCCCTGGCAGTTACTGCTGCTCTCAGCCAAAACTAGCTCGGCTCTGGAGACGGCAACGGCTAATTTGGCGGCTCACTGGCAACGGCATCCGGAGCTGAAGCTGGCAGATCTGGCTTACACGCTTCAGGTGGGGCGCCGGGCTTTCGACTATCGGCGGTTCGTACTCTCTCGAGAGGGGGAAGAGGTGGGAAAAATCTTGGAAAACCAAGAGCCACAAAGGGTTTTCACGAACTATCAACCGCCCGGTCATCGTCCAGTGGTGTTTCTGTTTTCCGGACAGGGGGCGCAGTACGTTCAGATGGCAGCAGAACTCTATGAGGTGGAGCAGATATTTCGCGAACAGGTGGATTTGTGTTCCTTGATGCTCAAACCTCTCCTGGGAGTGGAACTGCGCGAGCTGCTTTTCCCAGGCTCAGAAGACATCGCGAAGGCGAGCGAGCAACTACAACAGACGGCGATTACTCAACCAGCACTGTTTGTGATTGAGTATGCTCTGGCTCAGTTGTGGATGGCATGGGGGGTGCGTCCGGCGGCGATGGTCGGTCACAGTATCGGAGAATATGTGGCGGCGACGCTCGCTGGGGTGTTCTCGTTGGCAGATGCCTTGGCGCTGGTGGCAGCACGAGGTCAATTGATGCAGCAATTGCCCCAGGGAAGCATGGTGGCAGTGTCCCTTGGGGAAGGGGAATTACAACCCAGACTGGGCAAGGAACTGTCTCTGGCAGCGATTAACGGTCCATCCTCGTGCGTAGTTTCTGGTCCGACGGATGCGATTGAGTTACTCGAGAAACAATTGGCTGGTGAGGGAGTGGCTTGCCGCCGCTTACATACCTCCCATGCCTTTCATTCCCAGATGATGGCGCCGATGATGGAGTTGTTTGCACAGCAAGTCAAACAACTCAGGCTCAAGCCGCCACAAATCCCCTACTTGTCCAATCTCACGGGCACCTGGATTAAAGCAGAAGAGGCAACTTCGGCGAGCTATTGGGTTTCTCATCTGCGCGGGACAGTGCGCTTTGCGGACAACTTGCAACAGTTGTGCCAACAAGCGTCTCAAATTCTGCTGGAAGTAGGACCGGGTCGGACGTTGAGTAAATTAGCCAGAACTCATCCTGAGAAGAAACCCGAACAGGTAGTGTTAACTTCCCTGCGCCATCCCCAAGAATCAGGCTCGGATGAAGCGTTTTTATTGAAAACATTAGGGCAACTGTGGCTGTTGGGAGTAAAGCTAGATTGGTCGGCATTTTCTCAAAACGAACAACGTCATCGCATTCCCTTGCCCACCTATCCCTTTGAGCGCCAGCGTTATTGGGTTGAGCCACCAAAACTATCGCCTTCCAGGGAACAGGTTCGGATCTTACCAACAGTAGAAAAGCTTTGGGAATCTCTGGTAGAAGCTGGTCAGCGTCAGGCAAGTGCTGGAATCTCAGAATTTGACGAGCAAGTTTGTCTAGAAAACAAAAAGTGGTTGGAGCGTTTGTGTCTTGCCTACATGAACCTTGCCTTGAGGGGTTTAGGTGCTTTTATAAATTCCGACGACAACTATTCTTTTGAGGAGTTATTCGAGCAATGTCAGATTATTCCTCGCTATCGGCAATTATTGTCTCGGTGGCTGCAAGACCTAGTAGAGCAAGGTCATCTTCAGCAAGATGGAGAGAGGTTTACCAACCTTCTCCCCTTATCAAAGGACTCTGTGGATGCTCTGTTAGAAGAAGTCAGAGTCAGATGGACAGATACGCCTCAAGAGGTAGATTTAGTCCAGATCTGTGGTGAAAATCTAGTCGCGGTACTTATTGGCGAGCAAGAACCTCTGGAGTTGTTCAATGCTCTGATCTACGAAAAGATAACAGAAAGTTCAGAGATAGAGATTCCCTGGATCGAATACCATACAGCGATAATGCGGTCAAGCCTAGAAGAGGTGGTGAAGTTATTGCCACCGTCGGTTAACCTGAGAATTTTGGAAATCGGAGCTGGAACTGGTACCACCACGAGCGCATTGCTACCCGTGCTGCCGTCCAAACAAACCAACTACACTTTTACCGACCTAGGTGGTGGGTTCTTAACCCAAGCTAAACAGAAGTTTAGCGACTATCCATTCTTTGAATACCGTTTATTAGACATCGAAAAGTCTCCTCAAGAGCAGGGGTACTCCAGCCATAGTTTTGATGTGGTAGTAGCTTCCAATGTGCTACATGTGACCCGAAACATGGGAGAAACTCTCGATCGCGTGCGCTCTTTATTGGCTCCAGGAGGCTTCCTTTTGCTCTGGGAGTTCACTCAACCACAGTTAGACTTCGATCTCACTTGGGGGCTGCTGATGAATCCATTAGAGGATGAGGAACGCAGCCAGGGCAATCCATTTTTATCTAAGGAAAAATGGCTGGAGGCACTCCGAGCTCATGGGTTTAGAGAGATGGAAACTTTCTCGGAAACTAATGCTTTTGGGCAGCATATTATCGTCGCCCAGGCTTCAACCTCAGCAAGCAACTTAGCACCTGCTGCATTCACCACGACCTTTGAGCATGAGCAAAAAGGAGCCGAACGGACGCCTCTAGTCTCATTAGGCAAAAACCCGAATATGGCTGAGTGGTTCTACATCCCTTCATGGAAACGCTCGGTGCTACAGAAATCTTCTCAATCAAGGGTTGAGGCAACTCAGTTAGGATGCTGGTTAGTGTTTGTTGATGAGTGGGGTTTGGGTAGCAAAATAGTTAAGCAACTCGAAGCTGAGGGTAAAAAAGCGATCGCTGTCAGAATTGGGGAGCAATTTAGTAGCGAGAGCGAATCTCCTACAAACGGAGGAAGTCAACGCCTGTATACCATCAACCCGCAACATGGGGATGATTACGATGCCCTGCTCAAAGAACTCCGTGCCCTTGGTTTGACCCCAACAAAGATTGCTCATTTATGGAGTGTTACGCCCCATCCGGGATCGGGACTTGAAGGAATTAACAAAGCTCAAGAAAAAGGATTGTACAGTCTGCTGTTTCTCGTCCAGGCACTGGGAAAACAAAATCTTACCCATGAGTTGGAAATCTCGGTCGTCTCCAACAGCATGCAGGCAGTAACCGGGGAAGAAATGGTAGTACCAGAGAAGGCGACTTTACTCGGAGCCGTTAAGGTCATCCCGCGAGAATACCCAAACATCTCCTGTCGTAGTATTGATGTCGTTCTTCCCTCTGGCGGAAGTTGGCAAGAGGAGAAACTCGTAGACCAACTGCTCGCGGAACTCGCTGCCCAGATCTCTGACGAAGTTGTTGCCTACCGTAGCGTCCATCGTTGGGTGCAAGACTTTGAGCCTGCCCGCTTAGATGGACAGTTCCAAGAAACACCACGATTAAGGGAAGAGGGAGTATACCTAATTACAGGTGGACTGGGATTTCTCGGACTTAACCTGCTCGCCACACATCTGGCAAAGACAGTCCGAGCCAAACTGATCCTGATAGGGCGTTCAGCTTTTCCCCGCCGCAATGAGTGGTCTGAATGGCTGCTCGCTCACGATCGAAACGATGACGTCAGCCGCAAGATTCGTAAAGTTCAGGAACTCGAACAACTGGGAGCTGAAGTCTTAGTAATTAGTGCCGATGTAGCTAACCTCGAACAAATGCAAGAAGCGATCGCTCAAGCTCAGGAGCGGTTTGGTCAGATCGATGGCGTTATCCACACAGCAGGAGTTCTTGGTGATAGTGCGATCGCGCGAAAAACTATCAAGCAAGTAGAAAGTGTTCTCGCACCGAAGGTCAAAGGTACGCTGGTACTCGATACCATCTTCAAAGATGTTGATTTAGATTTTTTGGTTCTCTGTTCGTCAGGTTCTTCAATCATGCCGCTACCAGGGCAGATAGCCTATGCTGGAGCCAATAACTTTCTTGATGCCTTTGCTCACCACAAAACATCCAGAGATGGCAGGTTTACCGTGTCTATTAACTGGTATGGCTGGAAAGAAAGTGGCATGGGAGTGGAGGGTACCAAGCATATCCCGAAGATTTTCTCAGCAAAAACGAAATCCGTCGCACACCCTTTATTCGAGCAATGTCTAGTCGAGGATTCAAAGCAGGAGATCTATATCTCTAATTTGAACGCCAGCAAGCACTGGGTTCTAGACGAACACAGAGTCATGGGTAAAGCGACACTTCCGGGGACAGCTTACCTGGAATTGGTCAGAGCTGCTTGTGAAAATCACACTCAGAACGGGACGCTGGAAATCCGGGAAATAACTTTCCTGACTCCCTTGACAGTAGAAGAGGATGAGGAAAAAGAGATTCGCACCCTCCTGAAAAAGCAGGGAGATAGCTTTGAATTCTTGATTATGAGCCGATCGCATTCGGAGTCAGAACAATGGATTGAACATGCCCGGGGTGAAATAGCCTGTATAGAGGTACGACAGCCTAAAAAATATGAAATTGACGAAATTGCAGCCCAGTGCAATCAAGAAGAAATAATCATTACCGAACGAGAGCGTCAAACGCGATCGCAATTCCTCAAGTTCGGGGCAAGATGGAACAACTTGAAACAAGTAAAAATTGGGACAAATCAGGGGTTAGCACTTCTAGAACTGCCAGCAGCATATACTGATGACCTCAACTCGTATAAGTTACATCCCGCCTTGTTAGACTCTGCTACTGGGTTCCTGGCTGGCAAATTTCTCGATGAAGGTACTTATCTACCGTTTGTTTATAAAAGGCTGAGGATCGAAGGCTCTCTGCCAGCTAAGGTCTATAGCTATATCAGAGTGCTAGAAAATAATCAGTCTGAACAAGGATCTGTGAGCTTCAACATCACCATCCTGGATGAGCGGGGAACTGAACTGGTTGAAATTGAAGAATATACCCTGAGAAAGGTAAATCTAGGAAAAGCCGACACCACCACCCCTAAACAATCTGCCCCTCAAAGGGAAAAAACGCTAGCTGTCAAAGAAAGCGAGAACTTCTCTTTGAGCATCTCCACCCCCGGCATCTTAGATACCCTGAAGTTTCAACCGACCGCACGCCAGCAACCTGGTCTGGGTGAGGTAGAAATCGAAGTGGCAGTGACTGGTCTCAACTTCATGGAAGTGCTGATCGGGATGGGATTGCTTCCGGTTCCCACTGATTCTGCCTTCGAGTTTGGTTTCGAGTGTGCTGGCAAAATAGTCGCATTAGGGAAAGGCGTTGAAGATTTTCAACTCGGAGATGAAGTTATTGCCCTTGGTTCTTCCTGCTTTAGCCGATTTATCACAACTCCCGCTAAGTTCGTAGCACCAAAACCGGAACATCTTAGTTTAGAGGAAGCAACAACAATTCCGATCGCCTTTTCCACAGCTTACTATTCCCTGATCAAAGTGGGCAGGCTTTCCCAAGGGGAGAGCGTTCTGATTCATTCAGCCGCAGGTGGTGTGGGGATGGCTGCGGTGCAAATAGCTCAATGGGTAGGAGCAGAAATTTTCGCCACCGCCGGTACCCCTGAAAAACGGGAATTTTTGCACTCCAAGGGCATTAAGCACGTCATGAATTCCCGGACGCTGGATTTTGCCGATGAAGTGATGAGACGCACCGATGGCAGGGGTGTGGATGTAGTTTTGAATTCATTAGGAGGGGAATTCCTCTCTAAAAGCCTTTCAGTTTTGGCACCCTATGGACGCTTTCTCGAAATTGGTCAGAGGGATATCCTCAATAACAGCAAATTGGATCTAAGACCATTTGAGAAAAACTTAACTTTCTCCGCTATCCACCCCAATATAGAACGCTTTAACCATATTTCCTTGACTCGCGAAGTCGTAAAAGTCTTCAAAGAAGGAAATTTTTTCCCACTTCCTCTTCGAGTATTTCCAATTACAGAAGTGGCTGATGCCTTTGAATATATGGCTCAAGGGAAGCATATCGGTAAGATCGTGGTATCGCAGCAAGATCCAGAAGCTCTAAGAAAGCTGATGGTTTCCGAAGAGATAGTAACTCCAGAAGCAAAAGAGAAGATGACTTTTCCTCTCTCCTCACCTTCTGTGTCTTCCACCCCTTCCCCAGTTAATTTTCAAAAAGAAACCGTACCCACCAACCAATTACCAAGTGACTCTTTTAGAGAAGATTGGTTATCAACATCAGAAACCATTGAGGTTTTTAGCCGAATACTGGGGAGTACAATGCCACAGGTTTTGATCTGTCCCAGTGATTTATTTACTTGGCGCGAACATCACCAAACTTATAGTCAACCCAATTTACTGTCAAGCTTCGAGAAGGCTAACCTCTCCCAAACGATACAACCGACACACTCAAGACCTCAACTTAATAATGAATATATTGCTCCCAAAAATGAGATTGAGCAACAGATTGCTAAAGTCTGGCAAGAGGTTCTCGGAATTAAGGAAGTAGGTATTCATGACAACTTCTTTGAATTAGGTGGAGATTCACTTCTCATAGTCCAAGTTCGCAGCAAACTGCAAAAAACTTTAAACAAAGAATTCTCCATAGCGGAAGCATTTGAGTATCCGACCATAAGTGCTTTGGCAGAATATCTCAGTGGAGAACAGGTTGAAGAACTAGCATTTCAGCAAGTCAATGAACGCGCCAATAGGCTGCAAGAAGCTATGGAAGAAGAAGCACAACTGATTGAAAAAAGGAGGAAAGCGCGTGAATAA